In Chroococcidiopsis sp. TS-821, one DNA window encodes the following:
- a CDS encoding SLC13 family permease, with the protein MSKAATKTTRLPGKANTSIWSQFEAKRSPPRKTLRPGQFGWVVNTVIPLSLTIVAGIAVLLPTDIEYSARLSLFAFALAVILWSTTSLNAAYVALAAMMLLILFGGISQEQLYEALASDVIWLMIGAFILGGAVQQTGLAARLTQLVVAKAQSVGSMFWLMTTMLIPLSFFIPSTSGRAAVVIPVFRSIASAAGDRRITRGLALLMPTVILVSTIATLIGAGSHLIANDLLHQIAGVRLSFAQWVLYGLPFGVVASYLSCWVIMRLFLDKKRLSRRLQVPLAKRKPLSQKEWVTLIVVAIMVALWLTESWHGFEIATVTVIGALILTAPSVGVLKWQEGLKAVSWNLIIFVGAALILGRALIDTGAAQWIINQLFNLSGIVGAESQLLILVVLTVISLTSHIYMTSHTARAVALVPAILYLASSLQLNPAAVLFISTVGMDYCLTFPVSSKALLMFQELEGETYKPTDLLRLSSVMLLIHFGLMVLFYYAYWRWIGLSL; encoded by the coding sequence ATGAGTAAAGCTGCTACGAAAACGACACGTCTTCCAGGGAAAGCAAATACCAGTATTTGGTCGCAGTTTGAAGCAAAGCGATCGCCGCCGCGCAAAACCTTACGCCCAGGACAATTCGGTTGGGTAGTAAACACAGTAATTCCACTGAGTTTAACCATTGTAGCTGGTATCGCGGTTTTGTTACCAACCGATATAGAGTACTCAGCCCGCTTATCTTTATTTGCCTTCGCTCTCGCAGTGATTCTTTGGTCAACAACATCGTTGAATGCAGCTTACGTCGCACTCGCCGCCATGATGCTACTGATTTTGTTTGGTGGCATTTCCCAAGAACAACTTTACGAAGCGCTAGCATCCGACGTTATTTGGCTGATGATCGGTGCTTTTATTTTAGGGGGAGCGGTACAGCAAACAGGCTTAGCTGCCAGATTAACACAACTTGTGGTAGCAAAAGCGCAAAGTGTGGGCAGTATGTTTTGGTTGATGACAACAATGCTGATTCCGCTATCCTTTTTTATTCCTTCCACCTCTGGTAGGGCAGCGGTTGTGATTCCTGTTTTTCGCAGTATTGCCAGTGCGGCTGGCGATCGCCGCATTACACGCGGTTTAGCCTTGCTCATGCCCACGGTGATCTTAGTTTCCACAATTGCAACGCTGATTGGCGCAGGTTCGCACCTGATTGCGAATGACTTACTCCACCAAATTGCCGGAGTACGTTTGTCGTTTGCGCAATGGGTACTTTACGGTTTGCCGTTTGGAGTTGTCGCGAGTTATCTCTCGTGTTGGGTAATTATGCGGTTGTTTCTCGACAAAAAACGTCTCAGCCGCCGCCTGCAAGTGCCACTTGCTAAACGTAAACCTTTATCGCAGAAAGAATGGGTGACTTTAATTGTTGTTGCCATTATGGTTGCCCTCTGGCTAACTGAAAGCTGGCACGGGTTTGAAATTGCGACTGTCACTGTTATCGGTGCGTTGATTTTAACTGCTCCTAGTGTTGGAGTATTAAAGTGGCAAGAAGGACTCAAAGCAGTTTCTTGGAACTTAATTATTTTTGTCGGTGCTGCCTTAATTCTCGGACGCGCTTTGATTGATACAGGTGCCGCACAATGGATTATCAATCAACTGTTTAACCTTAGTGGCATTGTCGGTGCAGAGTCACAGCTACTGATTTTAGTTGTACTTACCGTAATTTCGCTTACTTCGCATATTTATATGACATCGCACACTGCGAGGGCGGTTGCACTTGTACCTGCCATATTGTACCTCGCGAGTAGCTTGCAACTTAATCCAGCGGCGGTGTTGTTTATCAGTACGGTAGGTATGGACTACTGTTTGACGTTTCCCGTGAGTTCTAAAGCGTTGTTGATGTTTCAAGAACTCGAAGGCGAAACATACAAGCCAACCGATTTACTGCGCCTGAGTTCAGTCATGCTGTTGATTCACTTTGGATTGATGGTGCTATTTTACTACGCCTATTGGCGCTGGATTGGTTTAAGTCTGTAA